A single genomic interval of Bradyrhizobium japonicum USDA 6 harbors:
- a CDS encoding protein-L-isoaspartate O-methyltransferase family protein, with product MSGFSTARLKMVDGQVRTNDVTDRRILDAMLTVPREAFVPVARQALAYLDLDLDVSEGGAKRFLIKPQLTGKLLQAAEIGEGDNVLVVGCATGYLAALVAKLARQVTATECDSALAAKAKDACASLANVTCKAAACTEGDPSAAPYDVIILNGAFEVTPEALLGQLKEGGRLVGVSAQSTPPRAMIVTHTHGEFGHRALFDAAAPVLPGLERAAAFVF from the coding sequence ATGTCCGGTTTCTCGACCGCGCGCCTAAAAATGGTCGATGGCCAGGTGCGCACCAATGACGTCACCGATCGCCGTATTCTCGACGCCATGCTCACGGTTCCGCGCGAGGCGTTCGTGCCGGTTGCCAGGCAGGCATTGGCCTACCTCGACCTCGATCTCGACGTGAGCGAAGGCGGGGCCAAGCGGTTCCTGATCAAGCCGCAGCTCACCGGCAAGCTGCTCCAGGCCGCCGAAATCGGCGAGGGTGACAACGTGCTGGTGGTCGGCTGCGCCACGGGCTACCTCGCTGCACTGGTGGCCAAGCTCGCCCGTCAGGTCACCGCGACGGAATGTGATTCGGCCCTGGCCGCGAAGGCCAAGGATGCTTGTGCCAGCCTCGCCAACGTCACGTGCAAGGCCGCGGCCTGTACCGAAGGGGATCCTTCTGCCGCTCCCTATGACGTCATTATCCTCAACGGCGCCTTCGAGGTGACGCCTGAGGCGCTGCTCGGGCAGCTGAAGGAGGGCGGGCGCCTCGTGGGGGTGTCGGCCCAATCCACGCCCCCCCGGGCCATGATCGTGACCCATACCCACGGTGAATTCGGCCATCGGGCGCTGTTCGATGCCGCGGCTCCGGTCCTTCCCGGGTTGGAACGGGCCGCCGCTTTCGTCTTCTGA
- a CDS encoding DUF1254 domain-containing protein, with amino-acid sequence MKQLFSGLVATLLMATGTYAQTGSLDELAARQVQRRAVEAVIWGMPIVNYDLMLQEMLTKTPGRVNQVIYWGKPLDWKNQTLTPNPDTLYLMAFLNTKDVGPIAIEIPPAGPGGSLNANIVNAWQQPLEDAGLLGVDKGAGVKLLMLPPGYGGQVPTGFEPLQPNTFGSYVLFRSNMKSHGDADVANSITYGKQIKIYPISQASNPPATVFTDVKDILFDSTIRYDDSFFVNLDRAVQSEPWLTRDRAMIDQLRSIGIEKGKAFAPDAKMKQALADGIREAQALTAARYDAGLPPFFEGTHWTYPAHPDLLKAAADNFDDPTAYPVDWRGITYTYAYVGIKRLGAGQFYLINIKDRDGQSYDGAATYRLHVPPNVPVEQYWSLTAYDRDTHALIKNVDRASRASNNADVKKNADGSVDLYLGPKPPAGQEANWIPTDPARKFEMMFRLYGPKKELFDKAWKLPDVERVATTVGGATK; translated from the coding sequence ATGAAGCAGCTGTTTTCCGGACTTGTTGCCACCTTGCTGATGGCCACGGGGACATACGCGCAGACCGGCTCTCTGGACGAGCTCGCTGCGCGCCAGGTCCAGCGCCGCGCCGTCGAGGCCGTGATCTGGGGCATGCCGATCGTCAATTACGATCTCATGCTCCAGGAGATGCTGACCAAGACGCCGGGCAGGGTGAACCAGGTGATCTACTGGGGCAAGCCGCTGGACTGGAAGAACCAGACGCTGACGCCCAACCCCGACACGCTCTATTTGATGGCGTTCCTCAACACGAAGGATGTCGGTCCGATCGCCATCGAAATTCCACCAGCCGGTCCAGGCGGCTCTCTCAACGCCAACATCGTCAATGCCTGGCAGCAGCCGCTGGAAGACGCTGGGTTGCTCGGAGTGGACAAGGGGGCTGGCGTCAAGCTTCTGATGCTGCCGCCCGGGTACGGCGGGCAGGTGCCAACGGGGTTCGAGCCGCTTCAGCCCAACACGTTCGGCAGCTACGTGCTGTTCCGCTCCAACATGAAGAGCCACGGCGACGCAGACGTGGCCAACTCGATCACCTACGGCAAGCAGATCAAGATCTATCCCATTTCGCAGGCATCGAATCCGCCGGCGACCGTCTTCACCGACGTCAAGGACATCCTGTTCGACTCGACGATCCGCTACGACGACAGCTTCTTCGTCAATCTCGATCGCGCCGTGCAGAGCGAGCCATGGCTCACGCGCGATCGCGCAATGATCGACCAGTTGCGTTCAATCGGCATCGAGAAGGGCAAGGCATTCGCGCCGGACGCGAAAATGAAGCAGGCGCTGGCGGACGGCATTCGCGAAGCGCAGGCACTGACGGCGGCAAGATACGACGCCGGTCTGCCCCCGTTCTTCGAGGGAACGCATTGGACATATCCAGCGCATCCCGACCTGCTCAAGGCCGCCGCCGACAACTTCGACGATCCAACCGCCTATCCGGTCGACTGGCGGGGGATCACCTATACCTATGCCTATGTCGGCATCAAGCGGCTCGGCGCCGGCCAGTTCTACCTCATCAACATCAAGGACAGAGACGGCCAGAGCTACGACGGTGCGGCGACCTATCGCCTTCACGTTCCGCCGAACGTGCCGGTCGAGCAGTACTGGTCATTGACGGCCTATGACCGCGACACGCACGCGCTGATCAAGAATGTCGACCGCGCCAGCCGTGCATCGAACAACGCCGACGTGAAGAAGAATGCCGACGGCTCGGTCGATCTCTATCTCGGGCCCAAGCCGCCCGCCGGCCAGGAGGCGAATTGGATCCCGACCGATCCCGCCCGCAAGTTCGAGATGATGTTCCGCCTCTACGGGCCGAAGAAGGAACTGTTCGACAAGGCCTGGAAACTACCCGACGTCGAGCGCGTGGCCACGACGGTCGGAGGCGCCACGAAATAG
- a CDS encoding DUF1214 domain-containing protein, with translation MKRAVLTASFLLLTSTAQAQSPLPVTVDNFARAESDLYLGNSVKDAGGTGRLSHHREPIQVDKQAVIRSNRDTLYSALVLDLDAGPATITLPDAGKRFRSMQVINEDHYVVGKVEYGAGSYTLDRNKAGTRYVLVALRTLVDPNDPKDVEKVHALQDAIKVSQKAPGKFEIPNWDAASQKKVRDALLVLSSTTAGFKNAFGAKGQVDPIRHLIATAAGWGGNPDKDATYLSVTPEKSDGNTVYKLTVPGNVPVDGFWSISLYNAEGYFEKNPYNAYSLNNLTATKSADGSTTVQFGGCDGKIPNCLPIMKGWNYTVRLYRPRPEILNGKWKFPEPKPVS, from the coding sequence ATGAAGAGGGCAGTGCTGACGGCTTCGTTCCTCCTTCTCACATCGACGGCACAGGCCCAGTCACCGCTACCGGTGACAGTCGACAATTTTGCGCGGGCGGAGTCCGATCTCTATCTCGGCAACAGCGTCAAGGATGCCGGCGGCACTGGAAGACTGTCTCACCATCGTGAGCCGATACAGGTCGACAAGCAGGCGGTGATCCGGTCCAATCGGGACACACTCTACTCAGCCCTTGTCCTTGATCTCGATGCAGGCCCGGCAACGATCACATTGCCGGATGCGGGAAAGCGTTTCCGGTCGATGCAGGTGATCAACGAGGATCACTATGTCGTCGGTAAGGTCGAATACGGCGCGGGCAGCTATACGCTGGACAGGAACAAGGCCGGCACCCGTTACGTGCTGGTGGCGCTGCGGACCCTGGTCGATCCCAACGATCCCAAGGATGTCGAGAAGGTTCACGCCCTTCAGGATGCCATCAAGGTGAGCCAGAAGGCCCCTGGCAAATTCGAGATCCCGAACTGGGATGCGGCCAGCCAGAAGAAAGTGCGGGATGCTCTTCTCGTGCTGTCGTCAACGACAGCCGGCTTCAAGAATGCATTTGGCGCGAAGGGACAGGTCGATCCGATCAGGCATTTGATCGCAACCGCCGCGGGATGGGGCGGTAATCCCGACAAGGACGCTACCTATCTCAGCGTTACTCCCGAGAAGAGCGACGGCAACACAGTCTACAAGCTCACCGTTCCCGGCAATGTGCCGGTCGACGGCTTCTGGTCGATCAGCCTCTACAACGCGGAGGGCTATTTCGAGAAGAATCCGTACAATGCCTACTCCCTTAACAATCTGACGGCGACGAAATCGGCCGATGGCTCCACGACGGTCCAGTTCGGCGGCTGCGACGGCAAGATCCCGAACTGCCTGCCGATCATGAAGGGATGGAATTACACGGTCCGGCTCTACCGGCCACGCCCCGAAATCCTGAACGGCAAATGGAAATTCCCCGAGCCGAAGCCGGTGAGCTGA
- a CDS encoding HlyD family secretion protein: MGVAIFNIYLVLLFLLVHFGIVRFNLFWKASPAIVLVLLLFGLLIPMGWGAPQGDALVVRNAVSIVPDVAGEVTDVPVIANRPLRSGDVLFKIDPTPYAAQVKAIDAQFKLAKTRLGQMTQLFERDAGRGFDVEQRQSEVDQLAGQLEAAQWNLDKTVVRAPADGYVTNLALRKGARVANLPLSPVMAFIDTSDTIIGVAINQNDARYVAPGQEVEATFKFAPGRIFSGKVESVLQAIATGQAQTSGTAVAPRAIEAAPFVVRVRLDDADFVKRLPAGSAGTAAIYTDHVKPTHIVRRVILRQVAILNYVNPF, from the coding sequence ATGGGCGTCGCGATCTTCAATATCTATCTCGTGCTGCTGTTCCTGCTGGTGCATTTCGGGATCGTGCGCTTCAACCTGTTCTGGAAGGCCTCGCCCGCGATCGTTCTGGTGCTCCTGTTGTTCGGGCTGCTGATCCCGATGGGATGGGGCGCGCCACAGGGTGACGCGCTGGTCGTGCGCAACGCGGTCTCGATCGTGCCTGACGTGGCGGGCGAGGTGACAGATGTCCCGGTTATCGCCAACAGGCCACTGAGGTCCGGTGACGTGCTGTTCAAGATCGACCCGACGCCCTATGCCGCGCAGGTCAAGGCGATCGACGCGCAGTTCAAGCTCGCCAAGACGCGTCTCGGCCAGATGACGCAGCTCTTCGAGCGCGACGCCGGCCGCGGCTTCGACGTCGAGCAACGGCAGTCCGAGGTTGACCAGCTCGCGGGCCAGCTCGAGGCCGCGCAATGGAATCTCGACAAGACCGTCGTGCGTGCGCCGGCGGACGGCTATGTCACCAACCTCGCGCTGCGCAAGGGTGCGCGGGTGGCCAACCTGCCGCTGTCGCCGGTGATGGCGTTCATCGATACCTCCGACACGATCATCGGTGTCGCGATCAACCAGAACGACGCGCGCTATGTTGCTCCGGGGCAGGAGGTCGAGGCGACCTTCAAGTTCGCGCCCGGGCGGATCTTTTCCGGCAAGGTCGAAAGCGTGCTCCAGGCGATTGCCACCGGGCAGGCGCAGACATCGGGCACCGCCGTCGCGCCGCGTGCGATCGAAGCCGCCCCGTTCGTCGTCCGCGTCAGGCTCGACGATGCCGATTTCGTCAAGCGCCTGCCGGCAGGCAGCGCCGGCACGGCGGCGATTTACACCGACCACGTCAAGCCGACCCATATCGTGCGCCGCGTGATCCTGCGGCAGGTCGCGATCCTGAATTACGTCAATCCGTTCTAG
- a CDS encoding DUF3302 domain-containing protein: protein MSGYDIFAWIVLVILLASAIGVVCIAGWLPGHIAKSRNHPHAQAVTVAGWITLFFGFALWPIALIWAYLDVPARKAGDA from the coding sequence ATGAGCGGTTACGACATCTTCGCCTGGATCGTGCTGGTGATCCTGCTCGCCAGCGCGATCGGCGTTGTCTGCATTGCCGGCTGGCTGCCCGGGCACATCGCAAAGTCGCGCAATCACCCTCACGCGCAGGCGGTGACTGTGGCCGGCTGGATCACGCTGTTCTTCGGCTTCGCGCTGTGGCCGATCGCGTTGATCTGGGCCTATCTCGACGTGCCCGCGCGCAAGGCGGGAGATGCGTGA
- a CDS encoding BatD family protein: MLLGGALPSPDVYAQQSVALEPIVQVTIDPSRVVVGQKTTLSVLVLAPNYMTSPPELPEFQVRNAVTRQLQSVNTSEQRDGLPYAGVRFEYAISPQEPGSYAVAGQSVRIKYAAEPPATREVAVALPRVSFEAFIPEAAGSLHPFVSANSLTVVQDIKRSSDPLKPGDAVTRTITIRAEGTPAMLLPPQQFPPVDGLKLYPAQPTLEDRIDGPSDVMTSTRVDSATYMVERAGDYALPSIDIGWWNVGSGKVEQVHLEAVPLKGIATSVAAGPAASNQSARRWTWDGIVDFIFDHWLTALLVVAATAGIAWFAPRVARRASASLHRRHQAYLQSEAFAFSRLRRAIRHRDAKASYFALLEWLSHLNATQPPITAGAFKAVARDPELDRQLDAIESELFGNRHNPARWSPRRLLHRVAAARRRLRPRAGSRATTGLPPSLNPLGTPKVAAYRKPAR; the protein is encoded by the coding sequence TTGCTGCTTGGCGGCGCGCTCCCGTCGCCGGATGTGTATGCGCAGCAATCGGTGGCCCTCGAGCCGATCGTGCAGGTCACGATCGACCCGTCGCGGGTCGTGGTCGGGCAGAAGACCACGCTGAGTGTCCTGGTCCTCGCGCCGAACTACATGACGTCGCCGCCCGAACTACCGGAATTTCAGGTACGCAACGCGGTGACGCGGCAATTGCAGAGCGTCAATACCAGCGAGCAGCGGGATGGCCTGCCTTATGCCGGCGTGCGCTTCGAATATGCGATCTCGCCGCAGGAGCCGGGCTCCTACGCCGTCGCCGGCCAGAGCGTCAGGATCAAATATGCGGCCGAGCCGCCAGCCACGCGCGAGGTGGCCGTCGCGCTGCCACGTGTGTCGTTCGAAGCCTTCATCCCGGAGGCGGCAGGCTCGCTTCACCCGTTCGTATCGGCCAACAGCCTGACCGTCGTGCAGGACATCAAGCGTTCGTCCGATCCGCTCAAGCCTGGCGATGCCGTCACGCGTACCATCACGATCCGGGCGGAAGGCACGCCGGCGATGCTGCTGCCGCCGCAGCAATTCCCTCCCGTCGATGGCTTGAAGCTTTATCCGGCGCAGCCGACGCTCGAGGACAGGATCGACGGGCCCTCCGACGTCATGACGTCGACCCGCGTCGATTCCGCAACTTATATGGTGGAGCGGGCAGGTGATTATGCGCTGCCGTCCATCGATATCGGCTGGTGGAACGTCGGTAGCGGCAAGGTCGAGCAGGTTCATCTCGAGGCTGTGCCTCTTAAGGGCATTGCGACCTCGGTGGCGGCAGGTCCAGCTGCTTCGAACCAATCAGCTCGACGGTGGACGTGGGATGGCATCGTCGACTTTATCTTCGACCACTGGCTGACGGCCCTGCTTGTGGTAGCCGCCACGGCCGGGATCGCTTGGTTTGCGCCTCGTGTGGCACGTCGCGCTTCGGCCAGTCTTCATCGTCGGCACCAGGCCTATCTTCAGTCGGAGGCGTTTGCTTTCAGCCGGCTGCGCCGTGCGATCCGCCATCGCGACGCAAAGGCGTCTTATTTCGCGCTGCTTGAATGGCTGTCACATCTCAACGCGACGCAGCCTCCAATCACGGCTGGAGCTTTCAAGGCCGTCGCACGCGATCCGGAACTCGACCGCCAGCTTGATGCGATCGAGAGCGAGTTGTTCGGAAATCGGCACAATCCGGCTCGTTGGTCTCCACGCCGGCTGCTGCACCGCGTGGCCGCCGCCCGCCGCAGGCTGCGCCCACGCGCCGGAAGCCGGGCCACGACAGGTCTGCCCCCGTCTTTGAACCCGCTCGGGACCCCGAAGGTCGCCGCGTATCGAAAGCCAGCGAGATAA
- a CDS encoding tetratricopeptide repeat protein — translation MPADGKNVASAVTLAADALAAEPVPGTVLLVADDLGTADAATVRQAAGRNGLVILAVSPDTTALPVGADVIRVSIDGSDIVRLERRIETRFQAAQGDAFGTQWRDEGYWLLPPLALLSLLWFRRGTTVAWILALFIVTHASASRAEEPSRFTNLWLTPDQQGRLAFDRGDYAAAKTKFADPMWRGISAYRAYDFLAAAEEFSRVDTIEGKFALGNAQAQNHAYEKALKTYDEVLKAQPGNAAAKTNRAIVQAALDAREAKRRKQEQDDPAPPDEKADEMRVDPNQKGGKKITVTPQDVTTAGAAEAWMRQVQTSPADFLKLKFAIQATAPTQGRAPQ, via the coding sequence ATGCCGGCGGACGGCAAGAACGTTGCGAGTGCCGTCACACTGGCGGCCGACGCGCTGGCGGCCGAACCAGTCCCCGGAACGGTCCTGCTGGTCGCGGACGATCTCGGGACCGCGGATGCGGCCACGGTCCGGCAAGCGGCCGGCCGCAATGGTCTCGTCATACTCGCGGTCAGCCCGGACACAACGGCGCTGCCGGTCGGCGCGGACGTCATCCGGGTCAGTATCGACGGCTCGGACATCGTACGACTGGAGCGTCGGATCGAGACGCGCTTCCAGGCCGCCCAGGGCGATGCGTTCGGCACGCAATGGCGGGATGAAGGCTATTGGCTGCTGCCGCCGCTGGCGCTGCTGAGTCTGCTCTGGTTCCGGCGCGGTACGACAGTGGCGTGGATCCTGGCTCTCTTCATCGTGACGCACGCCAGCGCCTCGAGGGCCGAAGAGCCATCGCGCTTTACTAATCTTTGGCTGACGCCGGATCAGCAGGGACGACTCGCATTTGACCGTGGCGACTATGCCGCCGCGAAAACGAAATTCGCCGATCCGATGTGGCGCGGCATCTCGGCATACCGCGCGTACGATTTTCTCGCCGCTGCTGAGGAATTTTCGCGCGTTGACACGATCGAGGGAAAATTCGCGCTCGGCAACGCGCAGGCGCAGAACCACGCTTATGAGAAAGCGCTCAAGACCTATGATGAGGTGCTCAAGGCGCAGCCGGGCAACGCCGCCGCGAAGACGAACCGTGCCATCGTTCAGGCGGCGCTGGATGCGCGTGAAGCCAAGCGACGCAAGCAGGAGCAGGATGACCCTGCACCGCCGGATGAGAAGGCCGACGAGATGCGCGTCGATCCCAATCAGAAAGGCGGCAAGAAGATCACTGTCACGCCGCAGGACGTCACCACTGCCGGCGCAGCCGAGGCCTGGATGCGTCAGGTCCAGACCTCGCCGGCGGATTTCCTCAAACTGAAATTTGCGATCCAGGCGACCGCTCCGACACAGGGGAGGGCGCCGCAGTGA
- a CDS encoding VWA domain-containing protein, whose translation MRDAATMSFHLLRPLWLLALIPLAVVFAVLLRRQDVRAQWGGVIAPHLLTHLIVRPEQGRYVNPVYLVAAGMMLGIIGLSGPTWRRELPPFVEDKAPLMIALAVGSSMNETDVAPSRLERAKQKIRDLLAARAGARTGLVAFAGTAHLVMPPTDDRSVIEPFLAALGPG comes from the coding sequence ATGCGTGACGCGGCAACGATGTCCTTCCATCTCTTGCGCCCGCTCTGGCTGCTCGCGCTGATCCCGCTCGCTGTCGTGTTTGCGGTGCTGCTTCGCCGGCAGGACGTGCGCGCGCAATGGGGTGGCGTGATCGCGCCGCATCTGTTGACGCATCTCATCGTGCGGCCGGAACAAGGACGTTACGTCAACCCGGTCTATCTCGTAGCGGCCGGCATGATGCTCGGCATCATCGGTCTGTCCGGTCCGACCTGGCGCCGCGAGCTTCCGCCCTTCGTCGAAGACAAGGCGCCGTTGATGATTGCGCTCGCAGTCGGATCGTCGATGAACGAGACCGATGTGGCGCCCTCGCGCCTCGAGCGCGCCAAGCAGAAGATCCGGGACCTGCTTGCGGCCCGCGCGGGCGCCAGGACCGGGCTCGTGGCCTTTGCGGGAACCGCGCATCTGGTGATGCCGCCGACCGACGACCGCTCCGTGATCGAGCCATTTCTGGCCGCGCTTGGGCCGGGGTGA
- a CDS encoding DUF4381 family protein codes for MAEAPSVTADPVAGLIDVPLPREVSLWPQTWEARLAIALLLTAICATVWRVAHQRRVNRYRREALAELHSIEQARNPMPSELLSKLTLLVRRTALAAFPREQVAPLVGTAWLAFLDRSYGGEEFSHGVGRLLASGPYQQIPPDGAELQSLVRLVRRWIGGIMLEFAWPWLLLLLPLPVLAWWLLPPYRARQASIQVPFFDRLAAATGQTPQRGAVVLERRAVQMIAAAAIWTLLVVALARPQWVGDAVTREVSARDLILAIDISGSMDQRDFKASDGTTLTRLDGVKRVVRDFIARRKGDRVALILFGTRAYVQVPFTQDLQTAQQLLDQAGVGMAGQQTAIGDTIGLAIKTFAASTAKQKLLILLTDGNDTASRVPPEHAADIARQNDVTVYTIGVGDPAASGENRVDLAVLQHVADTTGGHFFRAEDGAQLQAIYADIDRLAPAKLQTLSWRPKLPLFQWPFGLAIAIGLLLWLWLLLGSEWRRMRSVSHA; via the coding sequence TTGGCTGAGGCTCCATCCGTGACTGCCGACCCCGTGGCCGGTCTGATCGACGTTCCGCTGCCGCGCGAGGTCAGCCTCTGGCCACAGACCTGGGAGGCGAGGCTTGCGATCGCCCTGCTGCTCACGGCCATCTGCGCTACCGTGTGGCGCGTGGCGCATCAGCGCCGTGTCAACCGCTATCGCCGCGAAGCGCTCGCGGAGCTTCATAGCATCGAGCAGGCGCGCAACCCGATGCCGTCGGAGCTGTTGTCGAAGTTGACCTTGCTGGTGCGGCGAACGGCGCTCGCGGCCTTTCCGCGCGAGCAAGTGGCACCACTGGTCGGTACGGCATGGCTGGCCTTCCTCGATCGCAGCTATGGCGGCGAGGAGTTTTCTCACGGCGTGGGGCGCCTACTCGCGAGCGGGCCTTACCAGCAAATTCCGCCTGATGGCGCCGAGCTGCAATCGCTGGTTCGTCTCGTGCGCCGCTGGATCGGGGGCATCATGCTTGAGTTCGCCTGGCCATGGCTGCTCCTGCTGTTGCCGCTGCCGGTCCTGGCGTGGTGGCTGCTGCCGCCATACCGGGCGCGGCAGGCCTCGATCCAGGTGCCGTTCTTCGACAGGTTGGCGGCGGCAACCGGGCAGACGCCGCAGCGCGGCGCGGTTGTGCTCGAACGCCGCGCCGTCCAGATGATCGCGGCTGCGGCCATCTGGACGCTGCTGGTTGTGGCGCTGGCCCGGCCGCAATGGGTCGGCGACGCGGTGACGCGCGAGGTGTCCGCGCGCGATCTGATCCTGGCGATCGACATCTCGGGATCGATGGACCAGCGCGATTTCAAGGCCTCGGACGGCACGACGCTCACCCGTCTCGACGGCGTCAAGCGCGTGGTCAGAGACTTCATCGCCCGCCGCAAGGGCGACCGTGTCGCTCTGATCCTGTTCGGCACCAGGGCCTATGTGCAGGTGCCCTTCACGCAAGACCTCCAGACGGCGCAGCAATTGCTCGATCAGGCAGGGGTCGGCATGGCCGGCCAGCAGACGGCGATCGGCGATACAATCGGGCTTGCCATCAAGACATTTGCAGCCAGCACTGCGAAGCAGAAGCTCCTGATCCTGCTGACCGACGGCAACGATACGGCGAGCCGGGTGCCGCCCGAGCACGCCGCCGACATCGCTCGCCAGAACGATGTCACGGTCTACACCATCGGGGTCGGCGATCCCGCAGCCTCAGGCGAGAACCGCGTCGACCTCGCCGTCTTGCAGCATGTCGCGGACACCACCGGTGGGCACTTCTTCCGCGCCGAGGATGGCGCGCAGCTGCAGGCGATCTATGCCGACATCGACCGCCTCGCGCCGGCCAAGCTTCAGACCCTGTCATGGCGGCCGAAGCTGCCGCTGTTTCAATGGCCGTTCGGCCTGGCCATCGCGATCGGTCTGCTGTTGTGGCTTTGGCTCCTGCTCGGCAGCGAGTGGCGCCGGATGCGGAGCGTCAGCCATGCGTGA
- a CDS encoding DUF58 domain-containing protein, giving the protein MTETSANMPGVYVGLHDLIALEYRGRKVSFLPRQPVHSLLSGRFASRMRGRGLNFEEIRDYRPGDDVRSIDWKETARLRKPHIRVFNEERDRQTILVVDQRLSMFFGSRHAMKSVTAAEAAAIGAWRVLGAGDRVGAVVFNDRDFIEVRARRSRATVLQILAAVVTQNQALGVGRGLVSAPTMLNTALDHARRRAPHDAAVIIISDFDGADAATRDMVAALARHNDVVAAMVHDPLQSDLPPSASMTVTDGELQIRLDVGRDSVRKSVSQLTRDRLKSIFDWTRELGIPVLPLSAAEDTAAQLRRLLGGLPAGRGRAAPHNLAEAALG; this is encoded by the coding sequence ATGACCGAGACATCAGCCAATATGCCAGGTGTCTATGTCGGTCTTCACGATCTGATCGCGCTCGAATATCGCGGACGCAAGGTTTCGTTCCTGCCGCGCCAGCCCGTGCATAGCCTTTTGTCCGGCCGCTTTGCCTCCCGCATGCGGGGCCGCGGCCTGAACTTCGAAGAGATCAGGGATTATCGTCCCGGCGACGACGTCCGCTCGATCGACTGGAAGGAGACGGCGCGCCTGCGCAAGCCGCATATCCGGGTCTTCAACGAGGAGCGCGACCGGCAGACGATCCTGGTGGTCGATCAGCGCCTGTCGATGTTCTTCGGCAGCCGGCATGCGATGAAATCGGTGACGGCGGCCGAGGCCGCAGCGATCGGGGCGTGGCGGGTGCTCGGCGCCGGCGATCGCGTCGGCGCCGTCGTGTTCAACGATCGAGACTTTATCGAGGTGAGGGCGCGTCGTAGCCGGGCAACCGTGCTCCAGATCCTCGCGGCCGTCGTCACGCAGAACCAGGCGCTCGGCGTCGGGCGCGGTCTGGTATCCGCGCCGACGATGCTCAACACAGCGCTCGATCATGCAAGGCGGCGGGCACCGCACGATGCCGCCGTGATCATCATCAGCGATTTCGACGGCGCGGACGCTGCAACGCGCGATATGGTCGCCGCGCTGGCGCGGCACAATGACGTTGTCGCTGCGATGGTCCATGATCCCCTGCAAAGCGATCTGCCACCGTCGGCCAGCATGACCGTGACCGATGGCGAGTTGCAGATCCGGCTCGATGTCGGCCGCGACAGCGTCCGCAAGAGCGTATCGCAGCTCACCCGGGACCGCCTGAAGAGCATCTTCGACTGGACGCGCGAGCTCGGAATTCCCGTGCTGCCGCTGAGCGCGGCGGAGGACACCGCTGCTCAGCTTCGGCGTCTTCTTGGTGGTCTGCCGGCCGGTCGTGGCCGCGCGGCCCCGCATAACCTGGCGGAGGCGGCCCTTGGCTGA
- a CDS encoding AAA family ATPase, which produces MLELKSRIGKSVLGQDHLVESMLIGLLANGNLLIESLPGLAKTRAVKTLAKHLAADLSRVQFTPDLLPSDVTGAEIYVQTDNGGQFEFQKGPIFANLVLADEINRAPAKVQSALLEAMEERQVTVAGKTYKMPDLFMVLATENPIEQEGTYALPEAQLDRFLMHVVITYPDEASEGEIIRLNRAENAQAPKDHTSEPPPIPQQAILDARGEIDGIFVSDLVQKYMVDVIYATRFPGRYGEPLSKWIQVGASPRGSLALDRCARTRAWFDEYDFVTPDHVRAVIHDCLRHRIILSYEAVSQGVTPDQVIDKITELVAAA; this is translated from the coding sequence GTGCTTGAACTGAAGTCGCGGATCGGAAAGTCCGTCCTGGGGCAGGATCATCTGGTCGAGAGCATGCTGATTGGCCTCCTTGCCAACGGTAATCTTCTGATCGAGAGCCTGCCCGGTCTCGCCAAGACGCGGGCAGTCAAGACGCTGGCAAAGCATCTCGCCGCCGATTTGTCGCGCGTGCAATTCACCCCGGATCTCCTGCCGTCGGACGTGACTGGCGCCGAGATCTACGTCCAGACCGACAATGGTGGACAGTTTGAGTTTCAGAAAGGGCCGATCTTCGCCAATCTTGTGCTCGCCGACGAGATCAACCGCGCTCCGGCCAAGGTGCAGTCCGCGCTGCTCGAGGCCATGGAGGAGCGCCAGGTCACGGTTGCGGGCAAGACTTACAAGATGCCGGATCTGTTCATGGTGCTCGCGACCGAGAACCCGATCGAGCAGGAAGGCACCTATGCGCTTCCCGAAGCGCAGCTCGACCGCTTCCTGATGCATGTCGTCATCACCTATCCCGACGAGGCATCCGAAGGCGAGATCATCCGGCTCAATCGTGCCGAGAACGCGCAGGCACCGAAGGACCACACCTCGGAGCCGCCCCCGATCCCGCAGCAGGCGATCCTGGATGCACGTGGCGAAATCGACGGCATCTTCGTCTCCGACCTCGTTCAGAAGTACATGGTCGACGTGATCTACGCGACGCGCTTTCCCGGGCGCTATGGCGAGCCCTTGAGCAAATGGATCCAGGTCGGCGCCAGCCCGCGCGGCAGTCTGGCGCTGGACCGTTGCGCGCGAACTCGTGCCTGGTTCGATGAGTATGATTTCGTGACGCCCGACCACGTGCGCGCGGTGATCCACGACTGCCTGCGCCACCGGATCATCCTCAGCTACGAGGCGGTGTCGCAGGGCGTTACGCCCGATCAGGTGATCGACAAGATCACCGAGCTGGTTGCAGCAGCCTGA